In Spartinivicinus poritis, the sequence GTCCTTGGCCCATCAATAGCTAAAGCGACATCCATGTCGCAGCTCCAGAATACCCTATTACCCCACATCCGCTGGTTTTTGCGGCACCCTCAAAAAGGGGGTAGGGTGAGGTTAGATTGTACCATAGTTATAATTCGACTTTTTGGTAAGACAAGATATTTAAACTGGAAAAATAATGAACCTAGAACAAACCACTAATTTAATTGAACTAAAAGTTGCTAGTATTCTACTAGAGGATGGTCAACAAGCATGGGAGGAAGCATGTTATTTAAGTGATATTCCGCCAGATTCGGGCATCTGTGCTTTTTATCAAAATCAGCAAATTGCACTGTTTTATATCAGTGCAGCCAATAAAGTTTATGCAGTATCAAACTATGACCCTATTGGTAAAGCCAATGTTATTTCCCGAGGCATTATTGGATCGGTTAGTGAAAGTTTGGTAGTAGCTTCGCCTCTTTTTAAACACCACTTTAACCTGATAACAGGGGAGTGTATTGAAGAGCCAGGCGTTTATTTAAAAACGTATGGTGTACGAACTACTAATAACAAAGTTGAAATCAGAGAAGATAAATAAAAATTTATTATTTGATAAATAAAAGTGCTGCTCAAAGTTTTTTGGTTTTATAAAAACTAAAGGTAATACAATGTCTTATACTGATCGATTTCAGCTGTTTTCCTTTACGGGAAAAATGAAAGTTCTCCATTTAAGCTGGGTAGCATTCTTTATAACCTTTATTGTTTGGTTTAACCATGCACCTTTATTGATGGCTATTGCTGATAGCTTGAATATCTCTATATCAGAAATAAAAACATTACTTATTATTAATGTTGCACTAACAATTCCTGCAAGAATCATAATAGGTATGTTAACTGATAGGTATGGCCCGCGACTTGTTTATTCCTCTTTATTGGTATTGTGCTCTTTGCCTTGCTTTGCTTTTGCTATTGCAGACAGTTTTACTCAAGCAGCCATTGCTCGTTTTTTTCTAGGATTTATTGGTGCTGGTTTTGTTATAGGTATACGACTGATCAGTGAGTGGTTCCCTCATAATGAATTAGGCATTGCTGAAGGAGTTTATGGGGGTTGGGGGAACTTTGGCTCGGCAGCGGCAGCACTAACATTACCTACATTAGCGTTATTATTTGGTGGTGAAGATGGGTGGCGTTATGCAGTGGGGTTGACAGGCCTACTGAGCCTTGGGTTTGGTATTATTTTTTATCAACAGGTCACTGATACTCCAAAAGGTTCAACCTACTTTAAACCAAAACATCTTGGGGCGATTGAGGTAACCAGTAAAGGTGATTTATTTTTATTAATGTTAATGAAGCTGCCTTTATATGGTGCACTCATACTGTTGGTATGGAAGCTCTCACCTGAAGCGGCTAATATTTTATCTGTTGCGCTAAGTATGAGTTTATACGTTTGTCTTGCTGTTCTTTGTTTTATAGATTGCTATAAAGCCTGGCAAGTGAATAAGACTATTTTTTCTAAGCCTGTACCCAAGTTGCATCAATATAAATTTAAACAAGTGACTATTCTAAATATTCTCTACTTTGCTACGTTTGGCTCTGAGTTAGCTGTTATATCCATGTTACCCTTATTTTTTGCAGAAACATTCCAACTTAATCCTGTCACAGCAGGTCTGCTTGCTTCCGCTTATGCATTTATGAATGTAATGTCTCGCCCTGGTGGCGGCTGGTTAAGTGATCGGTTTGGGCGAAAACCGGTATTACTTATTTTAACTGCGGGTTTGGCAATAGGTTATTTTGTTATGGGGATGGTTGATAGTGAGTGGCCTTTATGGTTAGCAGTCGTTGCCGCAATGACATGCTCTTTTTTTGTGCAGTCTGGAGAAGGAGCTGTATTTGCAGTAGTACCTTTAATTAAGCGACGATTAACGGGCCAGATTGCTGGTATGACAGGGGCTTATGGCAATATTGGAGCCGTTACGTATTTAACAATATTGTCGTTTGTTGACTATTCCAATTTTTTTATGGTGATTGCTGGTACAGCACTTGTAGGGTTTATTATTTTATTATGGATGGACGAACCAGCAGGGCAAATAGCAGAAATAAATGAGGATGGGACGGTGGAATTAATTAATGTTGCCTAGAAACAGTCTCATAGCTGCTGCACTTGGCAATACGGCGTTAAAAAGGGTTTCAAAATGCTCATTTACTATATGTAAACTCCGCTTTCTTAACCCTTTTTGCCTTGTCTAGCCTGCATTCGCGAGCTATGAAACTGCTTCTAAAATAATTCTTCGCTGTGGATATTAAATTAGTCATTGTTGGTGTTTAAAATTGGAATATGATAGCTATACATCGCTTGTGGTAAATGTCGGTGGGTATAGTTGTGCTGGTAAAAAAGCACAAAACCAGGATGCCTTTGCAGCATTAAGCCCAACCAATAGTGATAAATATTACAAAGGGGTTGTGGGTTGTATTGCTGATGGTGCTAGTGGTTGTGCTCAGGCAAAATTGGCGAGTCAATTGGCAGTAACGCAGTTTATTGAAGACTACTATTGTACACCAGCAAGTTGGCCGGTTAAGACAGCAGGAGCTAAAGTATTATCAGCATTAAATCACTGGTTGTATCATCATAGCCAACAGCATGTACATAAACAGGCCTTGCTAACCACCTTTACCGCAGTGGTGATTAAGTCTACAACAGCTCACTTATTTCATGCAGGAGATTCTCGGTTATATCATGTTCGTCAACAGCAGGTTGAACAGTTAACTCATGACCATCGTTTATTTCAGGGAAAACAGAGTTATCTGAGTAAAGCAATGGGTGCTGCTTTACATATTGAGATGGACTACCAGCAGTTTGAGGTACAACAAGGTGATATTCTTATCCTGACGACAGACGGTGTACATGATGTATTAACGGAGCAAATGTTAGCTCAACACTTGAGTCAAACAGAGCATAGTTTGGAAGCACATGCAAAAAATATTGTTCAACAGGCATTAGCACAGGGGAGTAGTGATAACCTAAGTTGCTTATTATTGCAGGTTGCTCAGTTACCCAATGAAAATTTTAGTGAAGCTCAAAATAAACTAAAGCAACAAGTAATTCCGCCAGCTTTACAACCGGGGATGAAAATTGATACCTATGAAGTAAAGTCACTGTTGCATAATAGCTCACGTAGTCACTTATATCTGGTGCAGTCACTACAAACTGATGAAAAATGCGTATTAAAAGCACCTTCTCTTAATTTTGCAGAAGATAGCCAATATCTTGAAAACTTTGCTCGTGAACAGTGGGTGGCG encodes:
- the nirD gene encoding nitrite reductase small subunit NirD, whose protein sequence is MNLEQTTNLIELKVASILLEDGQQAWEEACYLSDIPPDSGICAFYQNQQIALFYISAANKVYAVSNYDPIGKANVISRGIIGSVSESLVVASPLFKHHFNLITGECIEEPGVYLKTYGVRTTNNKVEIREDK
- a CDS encoding NarK family nitrate/nitrite MFS transporter; the protein is MSYTDRFQLFSFTGKMKVLHLSWVAFFITFIVWFNHAPLLMAIADSLNISISEIKTLLIINVALTIPARIIIGMLTDRYGPRLVYSSLLVLCSLPCFAFAIADSFTQAAIARFFLGFIGAGFVIGIRLISEWFPHNELGIAEGVYGGWGNFGSAAAALTLPTLALLFGGEDGWRYAVGLTGLLSLGFGIIFYQQVTDTPKGSTYFKPKHLGAIEVTSKGDLFLLMLMKLPLYGALILLVWKLSPEAANILSVALSMSLYVCLAVLCFIDCYKAWQVNKTIFSKPVPKLHQYKFKQVTILNILYFATFGSELAVISMLPLFFAETFQLNPVTAGLLASAYAFMNVMSRPGGGWLSDRFGRKPVLLILTAGLAIGYFVMGMVDSEWPLWLAVVAAMTCSFFVQSGEGAVFAVVPLIKRRLTGQIAGMTGAYGNIGAVTYLTILSFVDYSNFFMVIAGTALVGFIILLWMDEPAGQIAEINEDGTVELINVA
- a CDS encoding bifunctional protein-serine/threonine kinase/phosphatase, coding for MEYDSYTSLVVNVGGYSCAGKKAQNQDAFAALSPTNSDKYYKGVVGCIADGASGCAQAKLASQLAVTQFIEDYYCTPASWPVKTAGAKVLSALNHWLYHHSQQHVHKQALLTTFTAVVIKSTTAHLFHAGDSRLYHVRQQQVEQLTHDHRLFQGKQSYLSKAMGAALHIEMDYQQFEVQQGDILILTTDGVHDVLTEQMLAQHLSQTEHSLEAHAKNIVQQALAQGSSDNLSCLLLQVAQLPNENFSEAQNKLKQQVIPPALQPGMKIDTYEVKSLLHNSSRSHLYLVQSLQTDEKCVLKAPSLNFAEDSQYLENFAREQWVARRINHPNLIKGLIKPDSSQFQYLLYEYVEGQTLRQWMYDNPKPTIEQVRQLVKPIIKPLRALQRLHMVHRDLKPDNIMLDKQGEIKLIDLGAVAVKGLTELGAFNATEKVYPQGSADYIAPEYLLDNCYSHLTDLFSLTVIIYEMLTGELPFKIAKYPYQKPKNYQAWQYRPLREKRPDIPLWFDLALKKALAPNPAKRYQSFSEFHHDLCTPNPALVSQHQQQPLIERYPVRFWQVLSSVLFILLVAQVVS